In one window of Flavobacterium ginsengisoli DNA:
- a CDS encoding CsgG/HfaB family protein has protein sequence MRFHYYLFIVFGFLFTGCGAYYNQPTGVQKAVLGEGTPATSLLKDLPKPKEQVVVGVYKFRDQTGQYKPQENGSSFSTAVTQGATSILIKALEDSKWFVPIERENIGNLLQERNLIRATRQEYVKNANPNEPQLTPLLYAGVLLEGGIVSYDSNIITGGFGARYFGAGASVKYRQDRVTIYLRMISTSNGKILKSVYISKTILSQAIDESLFRYVNFKRLLEVETGYTTNEPVHMAVTEAIEKAVESLVLEGIKDNIWEADAPKWQVDNLLKAYAEETKTADVTGLYDRVLENRRSQFAIELSGGATLMDGDYQDPLLRPFGRGALKFFITPSFNISASTNVVNLANKNLVDVGYITYDLNMEWVILPKDRLTPYLYVGGGYGMNRKFENTYGKVQYGGGLEYLASDRIGIKLFAEQNINFSDNIDYIVAGTRDDYYYKFGLGLTYYFVKKKKK, from the coding sequence ATGCGATTCCATTACTATTTATTTATTGTATTTGGATTTCTTTTTACTGGTTGCGGCGCTTATTATAATCAACCCACAGGAGTACAAAAAGCTGTTTTGGGAGAAGGAACGCCTGCGACTTCATTATTAAAAGATTTACCAAAACCTAAAGAGCAAGTTGTAGTTGGTGTCTATAAATTTAGAGACCAGACTGGACAATATAAACCTCAGGAAAACGGAAGCAGTTTTAGTACTGCTGTAACTCAGGGCGCAACGTCTATTCTAATAAAAGCGCTAGAAGACTCAAAATGGTTTGTGCCAATTGAGCGCGAAAATATTGGAAACTTATTGCAGGAGCGAAATCTTATTCGAGCCACGAGACAGGAATATGTAAAAAATGCAAATCCGAACGAACCCCAGTTAACTCCATTATTGTATGCAGGAGTTTTGTTAGAAGGAGGTATAGTTTCCTATGATTCCAATATTATTACAGGCGGATTTGGTGCTCGATATTTTGGAGCTGGAGCTTCTGTGAAATATCGCCAGGATCGTGTTACAATATACTTAAGAATGATTTCTACTTCAAACGGAAAAATTCTAAAATCTGTTTATATCTCAAAAACTATTTTGTCTCAGGCTATCGACGAGAGTCTTTTTAGATATGTAAATTTTAAAAGGCTTTTGGAAGTAGAAACCGGATATACAACTAATGAACCCGTACACATGGCTGTAACAGAAGCGATAGAAAAAGCGGTAGAATCATTGGTTTTAGAAGGAATAAAAGACAATATCTGGGAAGCCGATGCACCAAAATGGCAGGTTGACAATTTATTAAAAGCATACGCAGAAGAAACCAAAACGGCAGATGTTACAGGACTTTATGATAGGGTCTTAGAAAATAGAAGAAGCCAGTTTGCTATAGAACTTTCTGGTGGAGCTACTTTAATGGATGGAGATTATCAAGATCCGCTTTTAAGACCTTTTGGACGCGGAGCTTTAAAATTCTTTATTACTCCAAGTTTTAATATCAGCGCTTCTACAAATGTGGTAAATCTTGCCAATAAAAATTTAGTCGATGTCGGATACATTACATACGATCTTAATATGGAATGGGTCATACTTCCTAAAGACCGTCTTACGCCTTATTTATATGTAGGTGGCGGATATGGAATGAATAGGAAATTTGAAAATACATATGGCAAAGTCCAATATGGAGGAGGTCTTGAATATTTGGCTTCAGATAGAATAGGAATAAAATTATTTGCGGAGCAAAATATCAATTTCAGTGATAATATCGATTATATAGTTGCTGGAACCCGAGATGATTACTATTATAAATTTGGATTAGGACTGACTTATTATTTTGTGAAGAAAAAGAAAAAGTAA
- a CDS encoding AIR synthase related protein, which yields MSSDSSKRYAQRGVSASKEDVHNAIKNIDKGLFPQAFCKIVPDYLTQDNDHCLIMHADGAGTKSSLAYMYWKETGDLSVWKGIAQDALIMNIDDLLCVGATDNILLSSTIGRNKNLIPAEVISAIINGTEELINELKSFGVTIHSTGGETADVGDVVRTIIVDSTVTARMKRSDVVDNANIKAGDVIVGLASFGQATYEKGYNGGMGSNGLTSARHDVFGKYLAKKYPESYDAAVPEELIYSGQVNLTDEVENSPINAGQLVLSPTRTYAPIIKKILDKYTPEDIHGMVHCSGGAQTKILHFVKDLHVIKDNLFPVPPLFKLIQEQSKTDWKEMYQVFNCGHRMELYVPENIAQDIIEISKSFNVDAQIVGRVEASDSKKLTITSEYGTFNY from the coding sequence ATGAGTTCAGATTCTAGCAAAAGATATGCACAAAGAGGTGTTTCGGCATCAAAAGAAGACGTACATAACGCTATAAAAAATATTGACAAAGGTTTATTTCCGCAGGCATTCTGTAAAATTGTTCCTGATTATTTAACTCAGGACAATGATCACTGCCTAATTATGCATGCTGACGGAGCGGGTACAAAGTCGTCTTTAGCATACATGTATTGGAAAGAAACTGGAGATCTTTCTGTTTGGAAAGGAATTGCTCAAGATGCCTTAATCATGAATATTGACGATTTATTGTGTGTTGGCGCAACAGATAATATCTTACTTTCTTCGACAATTGGAAGAAACAAAAACCTAATTCCAGCTGAGGTAATTTCTGCAATTATCAACGGAACAGAGGAACTAATCAACGAATTAAAATCATTTGGAGTTACCATTCATTCAACAGGAGGAGAAACAGCAGATGTTGGCGATGTAGTTCGTACCATTATTGTAGATTCTACTGTAACAGCTCGTATGAAACGTAGTGATGTTGTAGACAATGCAAATATTAAAGCTGGAGATGTAATTGTTGGTTTGGCTTCTTTCGGACAAGCAACTTACGAAAAAGGATATAATGGAGGGATGGGAAGTAACGGACTTACTTCTGCACGTCATGATGTTTTCGGAAAATATTTGGCTAAGAAATATCCAGAAAGTTACGATGCTGCCGTTCCAGAAGAATTAATTTATTCAGGACAAGTAAACTTGACAGATGAAGTAGAAAACAGTCCAATCAATGCCGGACAATTAGTGCTTTCTCCAACAAGAACTTACGCACCAATTATAAAGAAAATTTTAGATAAATATACTCCAGAAGATATTCACGGAATGGTACATTGCAGTGGTGGTGCACAAACTAAAATTTTACATTTTGTAAAAGACTTACATGTTATAAAAGACAATTTGTTTCCGGTGCCGCCATTGTTCAAATTAATTCAAGAACAATCAAAAACAGATTGGAAAGAAATGTATCAGGTTTTCAACTGCGGTCACAGAATGGAGCTTTACGTTCCAGAAAATATTGCACAAGATATTATCGAAATTTCGAAATCATTTAATGTTGATGCGCAGATTGTAGGTAGAGTAGAAGCTTCAGATTCTAAAAAGCTTACAATTACTAGCGAATACGGAACATTTAATTATTAA
- a CDS encoding carboxypeptidase regulatory-like domain-containing protein, with protein sequence MKYLYKIASVLFLLGLVSCSEEKIGESQFGTVTGKVVNSDTFEPMENVKILSSPTTSTVFTDAEGKFTVSNVKVGEYSFQAQKDGFTAKFEAVTVTANNTSEIVFELSKSTANNKPPTVPVLVAPTDNSTSQPINLELSWTVADPDNDTMTYTINLRNDKNSDIAVFTDIKDKKLALTNLMYGTKYYWQVSVSDGVNAPVLSTISAFSTIAFPATRHLFVKTINGNNVIFTADDTGKQYQLTSSDKNYWRPRRNNQAQKIAFIGTTGSQNDIYTMNFDGTNIKKVTSSIPIAGFNANYIGYSWNASGSEFIYPNFDKLYRIKSDGSGVAKIFQTPNGKFISECDWSADGSKIALKVNDINGYGVEIYVINPSGVVVTPILASLPGAVSGLSFSVSGLKLVYTRDVSGFENNNYRQLDSKIFEYSFLLGNSYEITTEKPSGSNDLDVRYSPNEAELIFMNTSNDGISVKNIVKCGIGVANSRVILFTGASMPDWE encoded by the coding sequence ATGAAGTATTTATATAAAATAGCAAGTGTACTTTTTTTATTAGGTCTGGTTTCCTGCAGCGAAGAGAAAATTGGAGAATCTCAGTTTGGAACTGTAACCGGAAAAGTAGTCAATAGTGATACTTTTGAACCAATGGAAAATGTAAAAATATTATCAAGTCCAACAACTAGCACTGTTTTTACAGATGCTGAAGGAAAATTTACGGTTTCGAATGTAAAAGTGGGCGAATATTCTTTTCAAGCCCAAAAGGATGGTTTTACAGCAAAGTTCGAAGCGGTTACTGTAACAGCCAATAACACTTCTGAAATTGTATTCGAATTAAGCAAATCGACAGCAAATAACAAACCTCCAACAGTTCCGGTTTTGGTTGCTCCAACAGATAATAGCACAAGTCAGCCTATAAATTTAGAACTCAGTTGGACTGTTGCCGATCCTGATAATGATACGATGACATACACGATAAATCTGAGAAATGATAAAAATAGCGATATCGCGGTTTTTACAGATATAAAAGACAAAAAACTGGCACTGACAAATTTAATGTATGGCACAAAATATTATTGGCAAGTTTCTGTAAGTGATGGAGTAAATGCACCAGTTTTAAGCACAATAAGCGCATTTTCTACAATTGCATTTCCAGCAACAAGGCATTTATTTGTGAAAACCATAAATGGAAACAACGTAATTTTTACAGCAGATGATACGGGAAAACAATACCAATTAACAAGTTCTGATAAAAATTATTGGCGACCAAGACGAAATAATCAGGCTCAAAAAATAGCATTTATAGGAACAACAGGTTCGCAAAATGATATTTATACGATGAATTTTGACGGAACAAACATAAAAAAAGTAACAAGTTCTATTCCTATTGCTGGGTTTAATGCAAATTATATAGGGTATTCGTGGAATGCTTCTGGAAGCGAATTTATTTATCCGAACTTTGATAAATTATATAGGATAAAAAGCGATGGAAGTGGAGTCGCCAAAATATTCCAGACCCCAAACGGTAAATTTATTTCAGAATGTGATTGGAGTGCAGATGGAAGTAAAATAGCTTTAAAAGTAAATGATATAAATGGCTATGGCGTAGAAATTTATGTTATAAATCCGTCGGGAGTAGTTGTAACTCCAATATTGGCTAGCTTACCAGGTGCTGTTAGCGGTTTGAGTTTTTCAGTTTCTGGCTTGAAATTAGTTTATACTAGAGATGTTTCAGGATTTGAAAACAATAATTATCGTCAATTAGATTCTAAAATTTTTGAATATAGTTTTCTTTTAGGTAATTCATATGAAATTACTACAGAAAAGCCTTCAGGATCAAATGACTTGGATGTTAGGTATTCACCAAATGAAGCCGAGCTAATCTTTATGAACACTTCAAATGATGGAATTTCAGTAAAAAATATCGTTAAATGCGGAATAGGAGTTGCAAATTCTAGAGTAATCTTATTTACAGGAGCTTCAATGCCCGACTGGGAATAA
- a CDS encoding curli production assembly/transport component CsgF gives MKFILILAVFLLISPFINAQALVYKPVNPAFGGDTFNYQWLLSSAEAQNKQKDKTAETKPQTDLERFKANLNSQLLSQISSSLYKQQFGTDGIKEGSYTFGSYSVDVYPSSDGLTLNILDTNTGEQTQVIIPNQ, from the coding sequence ATGAAATTTATTTTAATCCTTGCAGTTTTTCTGCTTATTTCTCCATTTATAAATGCTCAAGCTTTAGTTTACAAACCTGTAAATCCAGCTTTTGGAGGAGATACTTTTAACTATCAGTGGCTTCTAAGTAGTGCAGAAGCGCAAAATAAACAAAAGGACAAAACAGCAGAAACCAAACCCCAAACTGATTTAGAACGATTTAAAGCCAATTTAAACTCACAATTGCTAAGTCAGATTTCTAGTTCTCTTTATAAACAGCAATTTGGTACAGATGGTATCAAAGAAGGCTCTTATACATTCGGAAGTTATTCAGTAGATGTCTATCCATCTTCTGACGGATTAACTTTAAATATCCTAGATACCAATACAGGAGAACAAACCCAAGTAATCATCCCAAATCAATAA
- a CDS encoding DUF2805 domain-containing protein: MKKSSRKELTPEQIERLVSLALEERNPFEIIKKEFGLAEKEVLDIMKKKMPLEKFEMWKKKAIANKPKPKPVKIDDFDEDLDGKYYIKNKLD; the protein is encoded by the coding sequence ATGAAAAAGAGTAGCCGCAAAGAATTAACTCCGGAACAAATTGAAAGACTTGTTTCGCTAGCTTTAGAAGAAAGAAATCCATTTGAAATTATAAAGAAAGAATTTGGATTGGCAGAAAAAGAAGTCCTAGACATCATGAAAAAGAAAATGCCTCTTGAAAAATTTGAGATGTGGAAAAAGAAGGCAATTGCAAATAAACCAAAACCAAAACCAGTAAAAATAGATGATTTTGATGAAGATTTGGATGGAAAGTATTATATCAAGAATAAATTAGACTAA
- a CDS encoding peptidylprolyl isomerase gives MKFKFLFLFCLAIVNIQAQTKKPAAKPATKPTSTAVASTNSDEGIFATISTTKGDIVLSLEYVKAPVTVANFITLAEGTNPNVKASLKGKPFYNGLKFHRVINDFMIQGGDPDGNGSGGPGYSFKDEFVDDLKFEKGGVLAMANSGPATNGSQFFITHKDTPWLNGKHTIFGHVVSGMDNVNKIVQDDVMTKIVITRKGAVAKKFDALKVLSDDVKKEVAKKEEAKKVVTAKAAYFKDAKAKATATASGLKYVITQKGTGVKGAEGSTIYFHYAGYFEDGNLFDSSMAQVAKAYGKYDANRDTQGGYKAFPFTVGKKDGMIPGFLEALDMMTDGEKAIFFLPSNLAYGEKGAGGVIPPNATLIFEIETYQNQPN, from the coding sequence ATGAAATTTAAATTTCTATTTTTATTTTGCCTAGCAATAGTAAATATACAAGCTCAAACTAAAAAGCCTGCGGCAAAACCAGCGACAAAACCTACAAGTACAGCAGTTGCATCAACAAACTCTGATGAAGGAATTTTTGCAACAATTTCTACTACAAAAGGAGACATTGTCCTTTCTTTAGAATATGTAAAAGCTCCTGTAACTGTTGCCAACTTTATTACTTTGGCAGAAGGCACAAACCCGAACGTTAAAGCATCTCTTAAAGGAAAACCATTTTATAACGGATTAAAATTTCATAGAGTTATTAATGATTTCATGATTCAAGGTGGTGATCCTGACGGAAATGGTTCTGGAGGTCCAGGATATTCATTTAAAGATGAATTTGTTGACGATTTAAAATTTGAAAAAGGCGGTGTTCTTGCAATGGCAAATTCTGGTCCTGCAACAAACGGAAGCCAGTTTTTTATTACGCATAAAGATACTCCTTGGCTAAACGGAAAACATACGATTTTTGGTCACGTAGTTTCTGGAATGGATAACGTAAATAAAATTGTTCAAGACGATGTAATGACAAAAATTGTTATTACACGCAAAGGTGCAGTTGCAAAGAAATTTGATGCTCTAAAGGTTTTAAGCGATGATGTTAAAAAAGAAGTCGCTAAAAAAGAGGAAGCAAAAAAAGTAGTTACAGCTAAAGCGGCTTATTTTAAAGATGCAAAAGCAAAAGCAACAGCGACTGCTTCTGGTTTAAAATATGTAATTACTCAAAAAGGTACTGGCGTTAAAGGTGCTGAAGGTTCTACAATCTACTTTCACTACGCAGGATATTTTGAAGACGGTAATTTGTTTGACAGCAGTATGGCTCAGGTAGCAAAAGCATACGGAAAATACGATGCTAACAGAGACACGCAAGGCGGTTACAAAGCTTTTCCTTTTACAGTTGGTAAAAAAGACGGAATGATTCCTGGATTTCTTGAAGCTCTTGATATGATGACAGACGGAGAAAAAGCAATTTTCTTCTTGCCTTCAAACTTAGCTTACGGAGAAAAAGGTGCTGGAGGCGTAATTCCACCAAATGCAACTTTAATTTTCGAAATCGAAACTTATCAAAACCAGCCTAACTAA
- a CDS encoding GlsB/YeaQ/YmgE family stress response membrane protein, translated as MAFLYFLLIGAISGWLAGQIWKGAGFGLIGNIIVGIIGGFIGGWIAGKLGIGGGGLLWQIIIAVGGAWVLLFIISLIKK; from the coding sequence ATGGCGTTTTTATATTTCTTACTTATTGGTGCAATTTCTGGCTGGCTAGCTGGTCAAATATGGAAAGGTGCAGGTTTCGGATTAATTGGTAATATTATTGTTGGAATCATTGGCGGATTCATTGGCGGATGGATTGCAGGCAAACTCGGTATTGGCGGCGGCGGGCTTCTTTGGCAGATTATAATTGCTGTAGGAGGTGCTTGGGTTTTATTATTTATAATAAGCCTCATCAAAAAATAA
- a CDS encoding DoxX family protein: MNLPWHLYLMASLYILAGINHFRKPGMYIKIIPPAFKNPKLINILSGAAEIILGIFLILPFTTYFAAWGIIMLLIAVFPANLYMLQNKKAGSGLPKWILFVRLPLQVILIYWAYQYTF; this comes from the coding sequence ATGAACTTACCTTGGCATTTATATTTAATGGCTTCCTTATATATTCTTGCTGGGATAAATCATTTTAGAAAACCTGGGATGTATATAAAAATCATTCCGCCCGCATTTAAAAACCCCAAATTAATAAATATTTTAAGTGGTGCCGCTGAGATTATTCTAGGCATCTTTCTAATCCTGCCTTTTACTACATATTTTGCCGCCTGGGGAATTATAATGCTATTAATTGCTGTTTTTCCTGCCAATTTGTACATGCTTCAAAATAAAAAAGCAGGCTCTGGTTTACCAAAATGGATTTTATTTGTACGTTTGCCCTTACAAGTTATTTTAATTTATTGGGCTTACCAATATACATTCTAA
- a CDS encoding peptidase M61: protein MKKILYTLALAVTFWSCKTGSTGAAKSNIVEVNINLTDVKDDKVLVTVTPPAIKTDEIVYSIPKTVPGTYSTDNYGKYSEDFKAFDAKGNPLTVKRLDDNSWSISNAKTLKKITYLVNDTFDTEKGTGFGNDDVFSPAGTNIDAGKNFMVNTHGFVGYFKDKLDIPYKVTITHPETLWGATSMTDQDASNTSDVFTTSRYAVLVENPIMYSKPDYTTFNVNGMDILIAVYSPTGKYTAESITPEMKTMMTAQKNFLGKVNSTKKYTVLLYLSSMAKDDAHGFGALEHPTATTVVLPESMPKEKLVESMKDVVSHEFFHIVTPLTIHSKEIQYFDYNAPQMSEHLWMYEGVTEYFANLFQINQGLIDEAEFYSRIADKIEQSKSLDDTMSFTVMSKNVLEQPYKDQYLNVYQKGALIGMCIDIIIREKSNGERGILDLMHKLSDEYGIEKPFNDDELFAKITSLTYPEVGDFLNKYVAGTTPIPYDFYLAKVGVTKSTEKKAGNPFIKGQTPYITIDKATKEIAVRPDSESIAFFKNLNLKGGDKILAVNNKSYNLDNIYDLITESENWKENDPITLKVKRGTKEETIKGTVKLPFEESETFKATDASKEKLKNAWLKG from the coding sequence ATGAAAAAAATACTTTACACCTTAGCTCTAGCGGTCACTTTTTGGAGCTGTAAAACAGGGAGCACAGGAGCCGCGAAAAGCAATATAGTTGAAGTTAATATCAATCTAACTGATGTTAAAGACGATAAAGTTTTAGTAACAGTTACACCACCAGCCATTAAAACCGATGAAATTGTTTATAGTATTCCGAAAACAGTTCCTGGTACATATTCAACAGATAATTACGGAAAATATTCAGAAGATTTCAAAGCATTTGATGCTAAAGGAAATCCACTTACTGTAAAAAGATTAGACGATAATTCTTGGTCTATTTCAAACGCAAAAACATTAAAGAAAATTACTTATCTAGTAAACGATACTTTTGATACAGAAAAAGGAACCGGATTTGGAAATGATGACGTTTTTTCTCCAGCTGGAACAAACATCGATGCTGGAAAAAATTTCATGGTTAACACTCATGGTTTTGTAGGGTATTTTAAAGATAAATTAGATATTCCGTACAAAGTTACTATTACACATCCTGAGACGCTTTGGGGAGCTACTTCTATGACAGATCAAGATGCAAGCAATACTTCTGATGTGTTTACAACTTCTCGTTATGCTGTTTTGGTAGAAAACCCAATTATGTATTCTAAACCTGATTACACTACTTTTAATGTAAACGGAATGGATATCTTAATTGCAGTTTACTCTCCTACTGGAAAATACACTGCTGAAAGCATTACTCCAGAAATGAAAACTATGATGACAGCTCAGAAAAACTTTTTAGGAAAAGTCAATTCTACTAAAAAGTATACTGTGTTATTGTATTTATCTAGCATGGCAAAGGATGATGCTCACGGTTTTGGAGCATTAGAGCACCCAACGGCTACAACTGTAGTTTTACCTGAGTCTATGCCAAAAGAAAAATTGGTAGAATCTATGAAAGATGTAGTTTCTCACGAATTCTTTCATATCGTTACTCCTTTAACCATTCACTCAAAAGAAATTCAGTATTTTGATTACAATGCGCCACAAATGTCTGAGCACTTATGGATGTACGAAGGTGTAACAGAATATTTTGCTAATCTTTTCCAAATTAACCAAGGTTTAATTGACGAAGCTGAATTCTATTCTCGTATTGCTGATAAAATTGAACAGTCTAAAAGTTTAGACGATACAATGTCATTTACTGTAATGAGTAAAAATGTTTTAGAACAACCATACAAAGACCAATACTTAAATGTATACCAAAAAGGAGCTTTAATTGGTATGTGTATTGACATTATCATTAGAGAAAAAAGTAATGGCGAAAGAGGAATTTTAGATTTGATGCACAAATTATCTGATGAATATGGTATTGAAAAACCTTTTAATGACGATGAATTATTCGCAAAAATCACTTCTTTAACTTATCCTGAAGTTGGTGACTTTTTGAATAAATATGTTGCTGGAACAACTCCAATTCCTTACGATTTTTATTTAGCTAAAGTTGGCGTTACAAAATCAACTGAGAAAAAAGCTGGAAATCCGTTTATTAAAGGTCAAACTCCATACATCACAATTGACAAAGCAACAAAAGAAATTGCTGTTCGTCCTGATTCAGAATCAATTGCATTCTTTAAAAATTTGAATTTAAAAGGTGGAGATAAAATTTTAGCTGTAAACAATAAATCATACAACTTAGATAACATTTATGATTTAATTACTGAAAGTGAAAACTGGAAAGAAAATGATCCAATTACTCTTAAAGTAAAACGCGGTACAAAAGAAGAAACTATCAAAGGAACTGTAAAACTACCTTTTGAAGAATCTGAAACTTTTAAAGCAACTGATGCTTCAAAAGAAAAACTTAAAAATGCATGGTTAAAAGGATAA
- a CDS encoding EamA family transporter, producing the protein MTSQNNVLKGVFLVALGATTYGMLATFVKMAYSEGYTTAEVTTSQFIYGILGILIINLFQRVKNKNSAVKASPKNIFNLMLAGTSLGMTSLFYYLAVKYIPVSIGIVLLMQTVWMGVLLEMFLEKKLPSKQKVIAVFIVLFGTVLATNLIHNDIELDWRGLGWGMLAAASFTTTMFTANRVATEISSAQRSLYMLLGGAIIVFSFAFATQVTTFNLDIFLKWGIVLSLFGTIIPPLLMTAGFPLTGIGLGSIVSALELPVSVTMAYVLLDEKVIFSQWVGIVLIILAIIIMNVNFKSKK; encoded by the coding sequence ATGACGTCGCAAAATAATGTATTAAAAGGTGTTTTTCTTGTTGCTCTAGGAGCAACTACTTACGGAATGTTGGCTACTTTTGTAAAAATGGCCTATTCTGAAGGATACACAACTGCAGAAGTAACGACATCACAGTTTATATACGGAATTTTAGGTATTCTTATAATCAATCTATTTCAGCGCGTTAAAAATAAGAATTCGGCTGTAAAAGCATCTCCAAAAAATATTTTCAATTTAATGCTTGCAGGAACTTCATTAGGAATGACCAGCTTATTTTATTACTTGGCTGTAAAATACATTCCTGTTTCTATTGGAATTGTTTTATTGATGCAAACCGTTTGGATGGGGGTTTTGCTCGAAATGTTTTTAGAAAAAAAGTTACCTTCCAAACAAAAAGTAATTGCTGTTTTCATAGTCCTTTTCGGAACTGTTTTAGCTACAAATCTTATACATAATGATATCGAACTAGACTGGAGAGGTTTAGGTTGGGGAATGCTGGCTGCTGCTTCTTTTACAACAACTATGTTTACTGCTAATCGTGTTGCTACAGAAATTTCTTCAGCTCAAAGAAGCCTTTATATGCTTCTTGGTGGTGCTATTATTGTTTTTTCGTTTGCTTTTGCAACACAAGTAACAACTTTCAATCTTGACATTTTCTTAAAATGGGGAATTGTCTTATCTTTGTTTGGAACCATTATTCCGCCACTTTTAATGACTGCAGGTTTTCCTCTAACAGGAATTGGATTAGGAAGTATTGTTTCTGCACTTGAACTTCCCGTTTCTGTAACAATGGCCTATGTATTATTAGATGAGAAAGTGATCTTCTCTCAATGGGTTGGTATTGTCTTGATTATACTTGCCATAATTATTATGAATGTAAATTTTAAGTCAAAAAAATAA
- a CDS encoding sterol desaturase family protein → MNDIINYFSTIPSLHRSLILVGGITIFWLIENSFPLFKMQYKKWPHAGINFFFTFTTIVVNFILAFILIRTAAWTIDHNFGILQWLPQMPIWLYTIIGLLLLDLIGAYLAHLVEHKVKILWQFHLIHHTDTWIDTTTANRHHPGESVVRFVFTTLGVLIVGAPMWMVFLYQSLSVIASQFNHANISLPEKLDVFLSYFIVSPNMHKVHHHYVLPYTDSNYGNIFSVWDRLFGTFTYLPKDQLIYGVDTHMLPEENNELKNLLKIPFQKSRSFKNS, encoded by the coding sequence ATGAATGACATTATTAATTATTTTTCTACAATTCCTTCTTTGCATAGAAGTTTGATTTTGGTTGGTGGAATTACCATTTTCTGGCTCATCGAAAACAGTTTTCCTTTGTTTAAAATGCAGTACAAAAAATGGCCTCATGCAGGAATTAATTTCTTCTTCACGTTTACCACAATTGTCGTCAATTTTATTCTGGCTTTTATTTTGATAAGAACCGCCGCATGGACCATCGACCATAATTTTGGAATTCTGCAGTGGTTACCTCAAATGCCAATTTGGCTTTATACCATAATTGGATTATTGCTCTTGGATTTAATTGGTGCTTATTTAGCGCATTTGGTTGAACACAAGGTAAAAATTCTGTGGCAATTTCATTTAATACATCATACAGACACTTGGATCGATACTACAACAGCAAACAGACACCATCCGGGAGAGAGTGTAGTTCGTTTTGTTTTTACTACTTTGGGTGTTTTGATTGTAGGCGCTCCAATGTGGATGGTTTTTCTTTATCAGTCATTGTCTGTTATTGCTTCACAATTTAATCATGCCAATATTTCACTTCCGGAAAAACTGGATGTTTTTTTGAGTTATTTTATTGTTTCTCCAAATATGCATAAAGTGCATCATCATTATGTTTTGCCCTATACAGATAGTAATTATGGAAATATTTTTTCTGTTTGGGATCGCCTTTTTGGAACCTTTACCTATTTACCCAAAGATCAGCTCATTTATGGCGTAGATACTCACATGTTGCCCGAAGAAAACAATGAATTAAAGAATCTGTTAAAAATTCCATTTCAAAAATCAAGATCCTTCAAAAACAGTTAA